CAGTTCAGAGCAGTAGGTGAGTTTAATTTAGTAGCACTGCAGGGAATATAGGGCTAATTAGTCTTCAGACAAGACAATGTTCTGGAAGTAAGgatttttgaaaacaagtaCTTACACAAATTCCTAAGGAGATCTTAtactgcataaaaataaaaggaagttgATCATTGATATTAATCAGTGACAGATCTCTATTTACtagttatttacagaaaagatTAAATATAAACTAGATGAAGTCTGTATGAGCATGAGATTAAATATTGGGAAGAAACTCTGCCCTGTAAGGGTGGTGAGCCTTgtccaggttggacagggcttggagcaacctggtctggtgggagatgtccctgtccatggtagagggttggaatgagatgatcttccaaccaaaccattccCAGATTTTACTCTATGGTTCTAACAACCCTGTGTGACAGGATTCTATTAAACCTTTTGCAAGCAGGAGCTCTCCTCAGCCGGAAAAGCAGTTTGCCTTtacaagaaaattctttttccttattgGGGGTAAGATGTAGAAATGTTAAGTGGAGATAATACAACTCAATGActttcaatattaaaaatatagtgGTTCTGAAGGTTGGAATCTCTTTCAGAGATCATGAAAACACAGCATCAAGCCTGCTGCAGGATCACTATCTTGATTCATCTTGGAGAACTGGCAACAGTCttgtaagtatttttttaatcaatgcTGCTTGTAGCAAGGTTATGAGAGCTTCTGTGTGCTCTCTTCCCTCCATGTACATGCTCTTTTAGGTTTTTAACCAGTGCTTCTTCCTTACTTTTACAAACTATTTCTTGTCACTACTCAAGTACAGTGTGACAGAATTGAGatattaaaatgtgtttttgttgtttgcagCCCTGGACGTTGGACAGCAGCATTAGTGAAGAAAACAGGGCTGTCATTGAGAAGATGTTGCTGGAAGAAGAGTATCCTTTTGctgatttggttttgtgttttcctgtagaatgctaaaaaaatctcttatttcCAAAAGAACTGGACAAATCTTTGCCTGTTAAGGTGACTGAAGCCCTGTCAAATTCTAAGTGGATTGCAGAAATCCTGCTGTAGAAACTGCAGTGTTTGTTTCTACAGCTGGGTAATTCTGAAGCAGTGTAATTTACCTGATTATTGAAATTCTCACATGTACAAATATCTCTGATGCTTTGGAAACTTACTTAATGACTATCTCAGATATTATTTATCTAATAAAtcactttctgaaaaaatatggCTCAGCCAAAAGGAAGTGGAGAAAAGATCTACGAAAAGGTAAGGTCTGGGAAAAATTCTTAGTTAGCAGAGTAGAAATGAAAAGTCCTTCTAAAATCCTTCTTATTTGCTGGATATGCACCAGCAGCACaattactaatttttattttcactcttgCGTTTGCAGCCCGCataagaaaactggaaaagtcATGTATGTACATTTTAACAACTGAATTGTATTTTTAAGTGTGATGTCTGATTTTGTTAAGTTACCagatactattttaaaaaaaattaaagtttgttttgtttggctgtaaaaaattatttaagagaCCTttcaacaaaaagaaatattgttgTGTGTAACAAGAGGCTAGACTAAACcaggttttggggagttttttggtAGCACAGTGGTCTTTATGATAAAAATTTGTTAATTCTAGTTGCCTTTTCACCTGAACTTTTCTGTTGCCTGCTTTGATGTATTTCTGTGCCATTGGTCACTGATAGATACTGAGTTGCCTTGAATCTTCCATCATGGTGGAGAAGCTGATGTGATtctcagtattttatttatgagTCACATTCATGTTTAGAGCAATACTTTGAGTTTTGCTAAAGATGGGAAGTAGTTCTTTTGTCAGAGGGCGCCTTGAGTGACTGGGATTGGAGAATATTTGGATTTGGGAAATCACTGATTTCTGCTTCCTGCATTCCCAGGGTGCGTTCGCCTACAAAATCACCTGGCTGTTCCTTGAAGTGGACATCAGAGGAAAAAGAGCTGTTTGATCAAGGACTGGTGAgtttgtttatatatatataatattttaaattgaattaatgaGTTTATCTTGAACAGTAAAGTAGTTGACATGAATAAGCATGTATAATCACAATGCTGCATTAGCTATGAGAAGTACAGTATAGTGTGTTCTGAAGGCAAATCAGGTAATAAAGTAAAATCCTTTACTGTTGTAAGGTTTGCAGAGATTATATAGTTGTGCCAATTGTAAAAGGGTTTGCTTTGCCAAGCACAAGGATTCCTTGGGATAACAGGCAGCAGAGTGCCTGAAATGAGTGAAGAAGATACTTCAGTCAAGAGTAACAATAATTCTTACTACTGGATGCAGTTTCCTTCTTTGTAGAACATAAATAGTGAGGTTCTCTACCAAGGCTTTGCTGTAGTGTTTGTGCATTTTAATGAATAATGAGGTTGTGAACTCACTTGACACATGCAGTGCCATGTCTGGGATGTCACAGTTGGGGTCACTTCCATGAGCTTTGTTGTTTCAGGTGAAATTTGGCCGCAGGTGGACGAAAATTGCCAAACTGATCGGCACTCGAACGGTGCTGCAAGTCAAGAGCTATGCTCGGCAGTACTTCAGGAACAAGGTAaatggagcatccctgggctggcaAAAAGGTGTTTGCCCATGGGTAGCTTGGTTTTAATCTGTCTTTTCAGGGCACTGCTGTCAAAGCAGGAACTTTAATCATTCCCATATTCCGAGAAGTGGAATATCGTTATTTGCAGATTTTAGTGTGAAGTCAGGCCTGATTTCAAATTCCTAGAGTGACCACTGGTTTTATTGCTGGTataactaaaaaataaatgcagtataATTGTGGTCCCTTACACTGTTGGTTGTTAGTCTGAAAATACTGGTTTTCTATTACACAGCTCTTTCTGCTGTGTGTTGTAGTTTTAGCTTCAGCCTCATTTGAGATTTCATGGGCTTTAAGAAGGAGTAACTACTTTCTAGGGCTTTTTGACTGGAAATACATGTAAATTTATATTTGGCCTAAAGTATATTTATAATGCTGTGTAAAAGTCAGTTGCAAtggattaaattaaattaaaatgataaATTGAAGAACAAACACTTCAGAATATCTGCCGTTCAAATAAAACAGTCCTGATTATTTGGGAGGCAGATGATTTTGGCTTGTTTCTCTCTCCTAAAAGTGATTTATATTTTCCTAAGGCAAAAAATGGTgattcagaaaaagaagagcaaagtcagTGTGGGAGCAGCCTTCCCATGGAAGATGGGGCAGGAATGGAAGCTGGAAACTTGAGAGGCCGTGCAGACCCCAACCTGAACGCGGTGAAAATCGAGAAGCTGTCAGATGATGAGGAAGTGGACATAACTGATGACATGGATGAAATACTCACTCCTGCCTTCCAgcaagaaacaggaaaatctgaATTATCTGTTATCCCAAAAAGTCCAGttgaagaaacaaaagcagcGGAACAAGGAGGTTTTTCATCTGCTGGCCACAGTTCTGCAACTGCTTTGCCTAAAGAAGATCCTCAGCACACCAGGCCAGAGACAGTGGATGCGTTGGTATTTCCTGCTGTGGCAGCAACGTGTTCCCAGCACCTGAATGGGGATAAATCAGTGAATTTGGATTACCAGCAGTACAACAATCTTGTTGAGAAAGCTGAGCAAAGTGGACCAGTCACATGTCCTGTGCAAGGAACCGATCAGGAGCTCAGTGAGGAGCAAAGAGACCTGGCTGATAATggattgctttttccttctccctgccaaGGGGATGAAGATCATcaagaggaagcagaggagctgaagCCACCTGATCAAGAAGTGGAGGTTGACAGAAGCATCATTCTGGAAGAAGAGAAGCAGGCTATTCCTGAATTCTTTGAAGGGCGCCAGGCCAAAACACCAGAGCGTTATTTGAAAATCAGGAATTATATTTTGGATCAGTGGTGAGatgcattaatttcttttactaAAATAAGTGATTAAGATGTCCTGGTCTGATGTAGTTAAAACACTACTTAGCACTAATAGCTTACTTCTGAATAGAGTGAAATTAATTGTATAGTAGCTTGCCAGTGAAGAGCATTCATTATTAATACTTCTTTTGCATCTTCCTGATTTTTTGGCATTCTGGAAGCTGAGCAATGAAAATACTTTGAAGCattaagaaaatgaatgttCTGTACCAGAACAAGCTGCATTTATTTTGGCTGTGCTATTTCCTTGCCATTTTTGCCATCCTTTGCATAAGAATGGTTTTAACAAATGGTTCCTTAAAATAACCAATGGCATTAATTCCGTAGCCCTGCCTTTAcagaaaggcaggaagaagCAGTAGTCTGTGCTAGAGCAAATAGTGTTGACCAAAGGAATGCCTCAAATTAAGAATCAGTTGGGAGTGGTGCTTAtgcacttaaatattttatattccatCTGCACAGGAGTGGTGTAAGGAAACATAGTGACTTGTAGTAGAAGGCTCAAGATAATTTGGTTACCAGTTTTGGTTTGTGCTTGCTTTGAAGCAGAAAGAATTACTGAATTTAACTCTGTCCTCATTCAGTTGTCTTGTACTCTGACAGCTTCTAGTTGCAAAGAGAGACTAAAATTCCATTCGACACCAGAGAAGCGTTGAACTGAGAAGATTCAGTATCAACTTAAAGGAAGGAATAAATGCACAGAGACTGAAAACAAGACCTCAGTTAAAGTCCCCCAATTCCTTCATCCCCCTGTGGTTTGTTCTGCTTTTGACCTGACCAggtgctgtgctttgttttagGGAGAGATGCAAACCCAAATACCTGAACAAGACCTCGGTGCGGCCCGGCCTGAAGAACTGCGGGGACGTGAACTGCATCGGGCGGATCCACACCTACCTGGAGCTGATAGGAGCCATCAACTTCGGCTGTGGTAAAGATATTTCTGTTAGAACTGTCAATAAAGAGCCTcttctgctgcagggctgagggactGCCCAGCTCTAGGGtgtgctgctcacacagagcaTGCACATTCATCCTTGCTAGGAAGGACCTTCTGACAGATCTTCCCTCATGACTTTGGAAAATCTAGAAGAGCTTATAACCTATTAACAGGATTAGAAATTTTGGGCTTAGACCAAaccttctattttttctttttatttccctttcctcatGTTTAATGACACACCAGTTGGTGGGatgtctgttttctttcatgcttttctCTGTGTCCTGATACCAGCTGTGTCTGAAATTCTGCCCTTCTTCTTATTAGGTAGAATTCAAGTAATTGTTTATTTTCCCACGCTAAGTCATAACTATTTTTTAGATAAACACCAATGCCTTCATCCTCAGGGCTAGTTTTTAAACAATTCAAGTGTTAAAATTAGGTGAACTGTTAAAAGTGAATGTGCATCTCTAACTTGATGTTGGTTTAGAGACTCTGAATGAATTTTGGTTCAAAGCTGAATGACAGTCACCTAGGAGAGGAGCAATGTCCTGCAATTACATTTTGTCCAAAGTAAAGttactaaaaattatttagaaagaaggaggaggagaataggaggttttgttattttaaaagtgtaGTGGGAGAGGGCTACATCACCACTCAGAATTATGACTATCAAGAGATGTCTTTgctatggttttgttttctttctcccctgTGCCATTTGCTGTTGTCACTTACCCATGTCATTCCTCTGtgtgtggcagtgctgagcagccctgagctctgctgacacaggaattgtcccctgtgtgtcctgCAGAACAGGCCGTGTACAACCGGCCCCAGCCTGCCGACAGGAGCCGCTGCAGGGAGGGCAAGGACACGGTGGAAGCCTATCAGCTGGCCCAGCGCCTGCAGTCCATGGTAcagcctgggggcagcagggacaagggCAAAACCCTCCCAGCTTGCATTTAATTGCAAGCCAGGGCACCTCGGGGAATGTCTCCTCTCACTCAGGTTGCAGTTTCCTTAGGGTGCTCTGTGACTTAGGGGTCAGTCTTGGTACAGGTGTCTCACACCCACTCACATGTACCTGAGTACTTCACTCCCAGCTGTTTTGCAGgccttcccctgcagcctgaaCCCCCTCTTCCCCATAATTTATTAGCCACGAAATAATGAAGTGCATTGCCGTGTGTGATTACGTTGCTTACATTTCAATACAGTAGGTATATGTTATGGCTTTCTGAGAGCCCTATGCACACAATTAAATGCAGCAGTAACTCATTTATAATTGCATGAATTACCAAGGCCTGCCAGAGTTAATTTTTATATTCACACTTAATGTAGCATTTTTAAGTActtcacagcaaaataaatcagttgATGAGAGGAGAACTAAATCAatctcactttaaaaataataaattgaaatGTAAAGAACTGTAGCATACACTAAATGTAAACACACTGAGTTTATAGGTTTGTGTGTTGTCTGAGCATTAATTCAGAGCTGGATATCAGTGCCCTGGTGCTGTCAGGAGTGCTGATATTCCATGGAACACTAATAGGATTTACAGCCTTAAACCCCAGAAACTTTACTGATGATAATTCCTGGGGGATCCTGAACTATTTAATTCTACAGAAATCCAGGgtgttctttattttctgggaaCATGTTGGAGTGTCAGTACCATTCCTGGGGCAGTGGCCTTTTGGACAATGTCCTTTTGGCTGCCTGGATGaaggaaatgcagtttttccAGGGTGATTTGACTCATGGTGGTTTCTTGCCTCAGCGCACGAGAAGACGGCGAGTGCGGGACCCGTGGGGAAACTGGTGTGATGCAAAGGATTTGGAAGGACAGACATTTGAGGTAACCCTCCTATGTTTTAACCTTACCTTAAATCATCAGTTCCTGCTGATTGCTGGCAGGTGCTGTTGCATCAAACAGATAAGGGGACAGTTCTGTCATAGGGATTCAACCTCTCTTGTGGAAGTGTAATTTGAAAGTACTGCAGCAGCTGGCATATCTTCATGCTGATTAATACAGCTGCATTTGGGGTTTGCACAGGGGTTTTATGTCCATAAAACTCATTGCCTTGTCTTGTAGGAGATTTCATGACCCGTTGCTTTCAGTTAACTGCCTTTAGGGTAACGGTAGGGGATGGAAGAATaacatttaaatgttattttgtcAGTCCTGTATGGTGTCCTTGTGCTCATTATGCAGGTGATAATGACTTCCTAATATTAATTCTGCTACTAGCAATATCCCCAGTAATACTGTGGTTTATTAAGTGCTTAAAAAAATCATGCAAGGTTAAATATTTTATGGGagaattggaaagaaaatgcatgtCTGTTCCTACAGTTACAAATTACATCAAAAGTGAAGAACTATAAACATCCAATTTTCCTGTATACAAAGCCTTCTTTATTTTCAACCTTTCAGTAATTGCCTGTAACAATTACTTCCATAATGGTATCATGCCATACCTATTTTTGAGTAACTGTGGGTTAATAATTCCAACATTCCTGTAAAATACATATTTGGATGGAAATAAAGGTTGAAAGCATCCCTAAGGAGGGGGCATGATAAATTCTGGCCCTGGTTTGTAATGGCAGGTGGTCACACCTGGATTTACACCTGGTTTGTGATCTGGGCTGGGATTTCACTGAATTTGAATGATTTGGAGAGAGAGAATTCGCTTGTCAGGCACCTTGTGGACCTGATCTCAGATTGTCATTCCTTCCACACTGCTTGGTTCTGCCATAGCTGTTACCTCTATCTAGAGTAGTCTTGTAATACACAAATTATATTAAGAGGGCAGGGATatcaagaatttattttggggtggttttgcaGTCAGGGCTGAAAAAGCACTTCAGCCATTGACacattcaattttttaaaaaatcttttcagcaTCTCTCAGCTGAGGAATTAGCaagaaggagagaggaagaaaaactgaaaccTGCAAAATCTTCTAAAGGTTCAAGACAAATGAAAAGGTATTTGGTCACATCATGTTCAAATATAGATCAGCCAGAAATGGAACAAATGTCCTGTGTAGTGTCAGGCTGGAACCCTGCACAGCATTAATATGTATCCTGGTCTGAAATAGCAGGGATGCTTTTTAGAAGTTCTGTGTTGGAATTCAGGAGTGTGGGAAGTGATATTTTGGTATTTGGTGGAAGCCACCCTATATGTGGGATGAGAAAATCCAGTGAAGAAAACAAGGTTATTCCTCCTCTGCCAATGAGACAGTGGGAAACTTGAAAAGTTTCCTGACTGTCCTACATCTTTagagaaattttctttcattttatagtTCCTTTGATCCCTTTCAGCTGATACCATGCTGTTTGTTCACGGAAGAAAAGCAGGTATGTACCTCTGAGTGAATTACTGAGAAGGCTCCATTGCTGGGGTTACTTTTCTTATCAGTGTGTTTATCATTTCAGGAGCCCTTTCAGGTGAAAGTGTCTTCTGAAGCACTTTTAATAATGGATTTGGTGAGCATTAAGTTTTATCTTTCAAAAAGCTGTGATGTGTATGCTGTGGGTTTGGTTCTTGTTTTTAATGAGCAACATAACAAgtccaagaaaataaaacagagaagctgtggctgccccatccctggaagtattcaaggccaggttgggtggaGCTCTGCCCATGACAGGGAGGATAATGAGATAATCATTAACgttcctttcaacccaaaccattctgtgatttctttccAGTCAGACCTAGAAGTGAGAATCTAGTATTAAATAAAGCCCCTAAAATGAATGGGTTTGGTATTGTGCTTAATACACAACTATTGACCTTCTAGAAAAACTAATAAGAACTTCGCTACTTTATTGAGAGCTTTACTACTTACTACTCTCTGTCATAATTTAAATCTCATTTGCTTAAAGCTACTTTCTGAAACAGAGTGCCCTTCTAAATTCTATGGCTTCATTTTCTCCCAGTCTGGGAATTGATTTTGTGTTTGCAAAGcaatgtgtgggtttttttcaagaataACAGGCTGTACCAAAATGTGTGCAGTCGttcagcactgcccaggctgcagttTTTGAACTTCCATGCACATTGCCTTGTGTATGGAAGTGTTGCATTCTTGCACTACATCTGTGGTGTGTATATAATAAACAAATTCagtcttttctgtttgctttaaatGGAAGTACTGGGTGTTTGAGAGTCTTGAGTTGTCTTGAGTTTTCCTTCTGCATATCCTTGAGAAGTCACTGCCTTGTGAGAAATCCCACAACTTGGACTTTCCTACTTGTTTGATCTCATTCCAGCACTCTCACGTGTCTCTGGCAGAAGTGATTGGGCTGCTTGGTGGAAAGTACTCTGAAGCTGATAAAATTGTGGAAGTAAGTGTTTGTCGTTTCACATTTTCTCTACAATATTGAAACTGAAATGATCATAGTTAAAATTTGAATAGATGTAACTTATTTCTAAAAGGtgattaattaaataaattgaaGTTCATTACTGTAGTCTTGAAATATGAGAGTTAAGCTTACATTCAAGTGTCAACTGCATCATGAGGAAGATCTGGTAAATGCCTCTTAAAACTCTCTTAAGTTTTCTGTAACTTATttacagaattcacagaatcaccaggttggaagaggctttcaagatcatcaagtccaacccatgccaTAACACAACTAAACtatggcacccagtgccacatccaggcttttttcaaacacacccagggacggtgactccaccacctccccgggcagcccattccagaactttatcactctttctgtaagaaactttttcctaatatccaacctaaatttcccttgctgcagcttgagactgtgtcctctgatTCTGTCAGTGCcacctggagaaagagaccacctgactacaaccacctttcagggagttgtagagagtgataaggttacccctgagtctccttttctccaggctgagcacccccagctccctcaggggttcctcacagggcttgtgttccaagcccctcaccagcctcattgcctcctctggacacactcAAGtgtctcaatgtccttcccaacCTGAGGGGCCaaagctggacacagcactcctgGTGTGCCCTCACCAGGGCCAAGCACAGgggcagaatgacctccctgctcctgctggccacaccattcctgatccaggccaggatgccattggccttcttggcccccagagcacactgctggctcatgttcagctggctgtcaACCAatacccccaggtccctttctgcctgggcctgtccagccacaccatccAAACAggatcttttcctttcttgaacAGTTAAGGACATAGCACATAAAATTTGCTGTATTGCAAGTGATGATCAGATATTCTGCTCTTTTCCTGACATGGATTTGAGGAAAATTCCCCTGATAACAGGggggatggtgtggctggacaggctctggcagaaagggacctgctGGGGTACCTGTAGCACTGCAGAGGGTTATTCTGGGCAAAATGCAGGACTGGGCCACAGTAACCCCCTGCACCCTGAAGGAGGCTCCTTGCACTGGTGCAGCCAGAGGTTCTTTCCCCAGGTGCGTGCGGCAGAGCCGTGTAACAGCCTGAGCACAGGCCTGCAGTGTGAGATGGACCCCGTGTCCCAGACCCAGGCCTCGGAGTCGCTGGCAGCCCGGGGCTTCCAGGTGATCGGCTGGTACCACTCCCACCCCGCCTTCgagcccagcccctccatccGCGACATCGACACGCAGGCCAAGTACCAGGTACAGCAGAGACACACCAAACACCCAGCAGCCTAAAGCCTCCTTGGACTTTGCACTGTTGCACCAATGTATCTTCCAACAGCTCAGCGTGGATTGACATAAAAGCTGTTCTTTAGGTTTCAGCTTTGCTGTTCTGAATAAGACTGGATTTTTGTATGTggtgtttttggtgttttttagaGCTATTTCTCCAGGGGTGGTGCCATGTTCATCGGGATGATCATAAGCCCTTACAACAGGAATAATCCTCTTCCCTATTCCCAGATCACCTGTCTGGTCATTAGTGATGAGATCAGTTCTGATGGTTCCTATCGTAAGTACCCCTGTTTAATCCAGTGttttaattctccttttccttttgggtGTTAAGGGCAAGGTGTCTGGTTTTGAACCTGAGAAATCAGTATTAATGTATTTATACTGGTATTATGATGGCATTATATGAATGGTGTCATTTATAATGGTAACATGTGCTGGATAAACCCAGGAATTTCACTGAGGGAATAAACCTGTGGGTTGTCTGTGCTGTCTGGACAGGAATATACAACTATAAATACATACAAGATTGATCTTCTGCGTTAGTAGTTCCCACAATTCCTGAAAGAAGTGAAAGGGTTGGGACACAGGTCCCTGTTATTTACATACAGAATCCATGTGAACAGCTTAGAAACTGTTTCCCATGTCTTACTTGGCCTTTGCTGCGTTACAACATTCTGAACAGATTCTCTGCTCAAGGAGACAGAAGTAAATAGCAAAGGATTGGCTGCTACGGTGGCAAAAAATCCTTAATTTTTGAGTAACGTGGCATTCAGCAGGTCAGAGGATCAAAGAAATGTGCCAGCTGTCCAGGGGAGCACAAGGCATGAAAGCTGAAATGGTGCTGGCATGAACCCCCACCTAAGGGAACAAATTCCTGATTAAAAATATCATTGGCATTTCGTGAAAACAgaatcttttcctttcttgaacAGTTAAGGACATAGCACATAAAATTTGCTGTATTGCAAGTGATGATCAGAtcttctgctcttttcctgACACAGATTAGATGAAAATTCCCCTGATAACAGTAGATGGTAGAGGTAGCTGcccgttccctctcctcttccctctaTTTATAAAGTCCTGGTTTTTGCATCCACACTTCAAGGTTTCCAGTTCTCTTGGCACAGCTGTAGCCAAGGCCTTGTGAGCCCACAGTTCCCTCTGTTTTTTCCAGTGGAAGCAGACAAGGGAGCCTCCCTGCagtcctggggcaggggcagcagtggCCACATCTGTGCCCCAGTTCCTGTTTACCACCCTGAGACTCCTGCACTTTTATCCTCTTCTCCCACACATCCCACCTTTGTGGGGGGGAGTTAAAATACTGACAAACTCTATTGCCCTGAGAAGTAGACATTTTTGTAGTCAAGTGCATTTTCTGTCAGaggatttcagatttctgtttaGTTGCTGAAATCAAGGTTTTACAAAATGCCATCTCCTCTGGCTCTTTGGAAATGATTTACTGAAATGTACAGTCTCTTTCTTGCTCCCTGATTTTTGGTAAACTAACTGTGTCAGGCAAATAAGTTTTTGGTGAtt
This Camarhynchus parvulus chromosome 8, STF_HiC, whole genome shotgun sequence DNA region includes the following protein-coding sequences:
- the MYSM1 gene encoding histone H2A deubiquitinase MYSM1 isoform X2; protein product: MAATEEPEVDIEGDPAAAPGDHENTASSLLQDHYLDSSWRTGNSLPWTLDSSISEENRAVIEKMLLEEEYYLSNKSLSEKIWLSQKEVEKRSTKSPHKKTGKVMVRSPTKSPGCSLKWTSEEKELFDQGLVKFGRRWTKIAKLIGTRTVLQVKSYARQYFRNKAKNGDSEKEEQSQCGSSLPMEDGAGMEAGNLRGRADPNLNAVKIEKLSDDEEVDITDDMDEILTPAFQQETGKSELSVIPKSPVEETKAAEQGGFSSAGHSSATALPKEDPQHTRPETVDALVFPAVAATCSQHLNGDKSVNLDYQQYNNLVEKAEQSGPVTCPVQGTDQELSEEQRDLADNGLLFPSPCQGDEDHQEEAEELKPPDQEVEVDRSIILEEEKQAIPEFFEGRQAKTPERYLKIRNYILDQWERCKPKYLNKTSVRPGLKNCGDVNCIGRIHTYLELIGAINFGCEQAVYNRPQPADRSRCREGKDTVEAYQLAQRLQSMRTRRRRVRDPWGNWCDAKDLEGQTFEHLSAEELARRREEEKLKPAKSSKGSRQMKSSFDPFQLIPCCLFTEEKQEPFQVKVSSEALLIMDLHSHVSLAEVIGLLGGKYSEADKIVEVRAAEPCNSLSTGLQCEMDPVSQTQASESLAARGFQVIGWYHSHPAFEPSPSIRDIDTQAKYQSYFSRGGAMFIGMIISPYNRNNPLPYSQITCLVISDEISSDGSYRLPYKFEMEQMLEEPQWELVFEKTRWIIEKYRFCHSVPMDKIFHRDSDLTCLQKLLECMRKTLGKVTNCLIAEEFLTQIENLFLSTYKSEKDAEGSENERSQELPV
- the MYSM1 gene encoding histone H2A deubiquitinase MYSM1 isoform X1, yielding MAATEEPEVDIEGDPAAAPGDHENTASSLLQDHYLDSSWRTGNSLPWTLDSSISEENRAVIEKMLLEEEYYLSNKSLSEKIWLSQKEVEKRSTKSPHKKTGKVMVRSPTKSPGCSLKWTSEEKELFDQGLVKFGRRWTKIAKLIGTRTVLQVKSYARQYFRNKAKNGDSEKEEQSQCGSSLPMEDGAGMEAGNLRGRADPNLNAVKIEKLSDDEEVDITDDMDEILTPAFQQETGKSELSVIPKSPVEETKAAEQGGFSSAGHSSATALPKEDPQHTRPETVDALVFPAVAATCSQHLNGDKSVNLDYQQYNNLVEKAEQSGPVTCPVQGTDQELSEEQRDLADNGLLFPSPCQGDEDHQEEAEELKPPDQEVEVDRSIILEEEKQAIPEFFEGRQAKTPERYLKIRNYILDQWERCKPKYLNKTSVRPGLKNCGDVNCIGRIHTYLELIGAINFGCEQAVYNRPQPADRSRCREGKDTVEAYQLAQRLQSMRTRRRRVRDPWGNWCDAKDLEGQTFEHLSAEELARRREEEKLKPAKSSKGSRQMKSSFDPFQLIPCCLFTEEKQEPFQVKVSSEALLIMDLHSHVSLAEVIGLLGGKYSEADKIVEVRAAEPCNSLSTGLQCEMDPVSQTQASESLAARGFQVIGWYHSHPAFEPSPSIRDIDTQAKYQSYFSRGGAMFIGMIISPYNRNNPLPYSQITCLVISDEISSDGSYRLPYKFEMEQMLEEPQWELVFEKTRWIIEKYRFCHSSVPMDKIFHRDSDLTCLQKLLECMRKTLGKVTNCLIAEEFLTQIENLFLSTYKSEKDAEGSENERSQELPV